A single window of Syntrophobacterales bacterium DNA harbors:
- a CDS encoding ABC transporter permease, with the protein MKTKNITAIARKEFYHLLRDFRSLYLAFAIPLLLILLFGYALSLDVNNIETIVVDREKTDLSRDFIRGLEASPYFQIIERADSMQAVTDALDHGRARLAIVIPVGWTANLRADRKTSMQVIIDGSDPNFAGISNSYISGFIARYNGNLLAAFLDRRGMQKIKPPVNPQIRVWFNEEMESRNFIIPGIIAIIVIIVAALLTSLVIAREYENGTMETIRSLPIGAGEFLLGKAAPYFLIALTDVLVAVLMGQMLFGIVMKASFWLMILASSLYIAVALTLGLLISSVTKSQMTANQTAILITYLPSILLSNFVFPVTNMPVILQAVTKIVPATYYIDILSGIYLKNLGFAHLWPDLLVLLAMSSLLALLNYLVLRKEGF; encoded by the coding sequence ATGAAGACAAAAAACATCACAGCGATCGCCCGCAAGGAGTTTTACCATCTGCTCCGGGATTTCCGCAGCCTCTATCTGGCCTTCGCGATCCCTCTGCTCTTGATCCTGCTGTTCGGTTACGCGCTCAGCCTCGACGTGAACAATATCGAAACGATCGTTGTCGATCGCGAAAAAACCGATCTGAGCCGGGATTTTATCAGAGGCCTCGAAGCCAGCCCCTATTTTCAGATTATTGAACGGGCCGACAGCATGCAAGCGGTGACCGACGCCCTCGACCACGGCCGGGCGCGTTTGGCCATCGTCATCCCCGTCGGCTGGACTGCCAACCTCCGGGCGGACCGGAAGACCTCCATGCAGGTAATTATCGACGGCAGCGACCCCAATTTCGCAGGCATTTCCAACTCCTACATCAGCGGCTTTATCGCCCGCTACAACGGCAACCTGCTGGCCGCTTTTCTCGACCGGCGCGGGATGCAAAAGATCAAACCCCCCGTCAATCCGCAGATCCGCGTCTGGTTCAACGAGGAGATGGAAAGCCGCAACTTCATCATCCCCGGCATCATTGCGATCATTGTCATTATCGTCGCGGCCCTCTTAACCTCGCTGGTTATTGCCCGGGAATATGAAAACGGGACAATGGAAACGATCCGCTCCCTGCCGATCGGGGCGGGGGAATTTCTCCTCGGCAAGGCCGCCCCCTACTTTCTTATCGCCTTGACGGACGTTCTTGTCGCGGTGCTGATGGGGCAGATGCTCTTCGGGATCGTCATGAAGGCGAGCTTCTGGCTGATGATTCTCGCCTCTTCGCTCTACATCGCCGTCGCGCTCACTCTGGGGCTCTTGATCTCGTCGGTGACAAAATCGCAGATGACGGCGAATCAGACGGCGATCCTGATTACCTACCTGCCGTCCATCCTCCTTTCCAATTTCGTTTTTCCGGTAACCAACATGCCGGTGATTCTGCAGGCAGTAACAAAGATCGTCCCGGCTACCTATTACATCGACATTCTCTCCGGCATCTATCTGAAAAACCTTGGCTTTGCCCACCTCTGGCCCGACCTGCTGGTTCTGCTGGCGATGTCGTCCCTGCTGGCGCTGC